AATGAATTCAATGTACAGCAATACATAATAAATGAGATAAAGGAGAGGATAGCCAATGCCTAATTACTGTTTTAATAGAATAAAGCTAAATGTAACACAAGAGGAGTTAGAGAAAATAAAAGAGAGAGTTATGTCTAAAGATGAATTTGGAGATGGATATTTTGATTTCAATAAAGTTATGAAAAGACCTAAAAATATGCTCTTAAGAGCTTTTAAGGCTAATACTTTAGAAGCTTTCAGTAAATATTATTATGAGAACCCAGATAAGCTAGAACAAAAGCTATTGGATAGCATTATTGGAAATGAGATTCTGAAAGTAAAAATTAAAGGAAAGCTAGTAAATATAGACCGTTATGTAGATGAAAAATATTCACATGAGGAACTAAGAAGCTATACAGGAGAAAAGTTAATACTATGGTATGACTGGTGTATAAATAACTGGGGAACTAAGTGGAACTCTTTATTTTCAGGAATAACAAAAGAGGAGTTATTATTTAATACTGCTTGGAGTCCAATATCGCTAAAGCTATTTGAAGGATTTATACATATTTGTAAAGAGATAATAGGAGAAAAAGCAAATGACATCTGGCTATACTATGAGGAGTGTGGATTTAATTTATATGGCAGATATTATATATTAGATGGAGAAGTAATTCATGACTATGATTACAAGAAAGAGGTAGCATAAATGTATGAAATTATAGTTACGATAAAAGGAGAAGAGTATAGTTTTGGAGAGTTCAATAGTAAAAAAAGAGCTGAAAGTTTCCTAGAAAATCTATATGAAACTAAAGAGATAGCTAGTGATGCAGAAGCATGGATAGAATAATCGTATATAAATCAATGGGTAGTGTTAAAGACTATCCATTTTTATTTTTTAAAAGTAGAAATAAAAATACAAAAAAAGTTTCTATTTATATAACCAAATATAGAAAAATCATATGTATTTAAAAAGTTTAGATAACGTTATATAATAAAGGGATTTACAAAATACATTTGGGAGGTTGGAATTGAAGAAAAAAATACGAGTACTAGTTCCAACTTTTATATTGGAAACTTTGGAAAGAGATTGTGAATTCTTTGGAATTACAAAGGAAAAACTATGCAATGAGATATTTTTAAAATTCTCTTTAAAATTTAGATCAAGATACCAAGACGACATGATGTTTGAAAATAAGGAGTATTTACAATTTACCTTGAATAAAGCGAATCAAAGATATTATACAGATTTGCTAAAAGAGTTACCTGAAGCGAATGACTCAGAGATAATAAGGGAGATATTTTCAACATACTCAGTCTTAGTAGCATTTTTAAGAGAGATTTATCTTTTTAGAGAAAAAATAATATTTTTATACTCATCTTTAAAAGAGTATAGGGTTTTAAAAATTGATACTCATCATGGAGTAATTGAAGGAAGGATAACTAAAATATATCGTTGCCAAGAAAACAACTATCTAAAAATTGATATTGAAGAGCAAAGTTATTATGTAGGTCAAATAAGAGTTATATCTTAAAAAAATATGGAGGGATTTAAAATGAAAAAAATGTTAGTAGCATTAAGTATTTGTGTAGGTCTTTTAACAGGATGTACTGGAGGTTCAGATTCAGATTATATTGAAACTGTAAAACAACTATCTTTTGACAATGGTGTAATAGTAGAAAATATTGTGAGAGAAAAATTAACAGGAGCAGAGTTTCAAGGCTTAAATGGAGACAAAGTCCGAATTGATAAGGGGCTAGCAGTATTTGATGGAACAGGAGCATATATTTTTCTATTAAAAGGTATGGAAGGAAAAATTCAAGAGTTAGCATCAAATGCAAGTGTTGTACCAGTAGTTATAGGAAGTAATGATATAAAATGGGAAGTTGAAGGAGAGACAAAAAAAGGTAAGATAATTAAGGCTAAAACAGAAAAAGCAGTAGTTAAAATATCAACTGAGCAAGATGGAGATTATATTAAGTTATATTCAGATAGTATAAAAACATTTAATGGGAAAACAGGAAAAGCAATATCAGATAAAGAGTTGAAAAATTACAATCAATTAAATAATATGCTGATGGCTGAATAAGAGGAGGAGAAAAAATGAGAAAAGCGATTGTACTATTATTAGTAATGCTATCTATGGCAATTTATGGAGAAGAGATTGAGTTTTCAACTTTGAAAGAAAGTAATGGAATCTATTATTCAAATGGACAAAAGTTTACAGGAAAAGCAGTAATAAAATCTCCAGATGGTAAAATAGTAAAAATGGAAGAGTTTAAAAATGGTGAAAAAGATGGAATTATAAAAGTGTATTATACAAATGGTAATTTAAAATTTGAAATAGAGGTTAAGAAAAATAAACAAGAGGGAATAACTAAAACATACTATGAAAGTGGAAAATTAGAAGGTAAAATGCAATTTACAAATGGAGAATTAGATGGGGATGATATTTCATATTATGAAAATGGACAAGTTAAATCTAAAGCTAAATATGAAAACGGAAAACTTAATGGAAGAATGAAAATTTATAACCCCAAAGGAAAAATTATAAGTGAAGGTATTTTTGAAAATGGAGAGCTTATATCTGAGGTAAAATATTAGGAAGGAGACTAAATTATGAAAAGAATAATAGTATGTGTTCTAGTTATAATATCCACACTATCTTACAGTGAAGGACAAGCTAAAAAAAGAGTTGGTCTTTTGTCTGAAAAACAAATGGAAAGTTTGAAAGAAAAAATGAGTAACCTTTTTTCCAAAGAGGATAATTTAGATCAGATGATAACTAAACTAAAAAAAGGTGAATTAGGTTATAAAGCTATTTCAACAGAAGAGAATGAAAACTCTTTAAAAATGAAGTTTGTAGTAAATGACAAAGTTTTACACTACGTTATTTATAAAAATAAAAAATCGTATGAAAAAGATTTAAATAGCTTTCTAAAAGACGATTTCTTTACGCATCTAAAAGAAGAGTCTTTTGATAAAAACTATAAATTAATAATGCTAGATCCAGTTATATCATCTCCTACATATGGAAAGTGGTATGCTATTGTAGGGCAAAATCAAATTATAAAAGCATCTGGAGACGATTTTGATTCAGCTAAAACTAACATTGATGAATTTTACGATAGATTGAAAAAATTAGGAGGAAAATAAAATGGGAATCTGGATATTTGTATTATCTTTAATTGGTGCTGTTTTAGCTTTTGTACAAAACGATATTTCAACTACAGGGATGGCAATATATATAGCTATAACTATTTTATTAATAAATGTAGCTATGGGAAACATAGCTGAAGTTATTAGGAGAACATGTTCACCAGATACAGTTTATTATAATAAAACATCTGAACTGATAAAAACGAAAATATTTTGGAGTGTGGGAATTCATGCAGGAGCAGTGTTTTTGGGAACATTCTTTGGATTAGGAATACTTGTACGTTTTAATTGGTGGCAAATTTTAGTAGTACTAATACTAGCAGTAGTAATAGCTTTAGTTTGTGGAGCGATGAATCAACAAGATTAATAAGAGTTTAAAAGAGAAGTCCTTAAAAACTTCTCTTTTTTGTTTAAATCCATTTAAAGTCTCTAGTTATGGTATATTCACTACATAATACTAGAACGTCGATTGTAGGGTACTTTAAATGGCTTTATAGGGTATTTTAATAGTAGATTCTATTCAAACTTATAATATTCAACTAAGCTCTTTGCCATTTTAATAAATTCTTTGTCAGCATCAATATGACATCCATAAAACTCCATGTGTCGTTCTTTAACATACTCTTTTATTCTTTGAAAAGCTGTGTCATAAGAAGAAGATTTTGAATAAAATTTCTTGAGAGCTATTTTTAAGCTTTTTAAAGTAAATTTACAATTATATTTTTCAGCTATTAATAATCTTTTATTTTTATAGTTCTTTAAATGTTTAAGCCATATTTTAGATTCATTTATTTGAATATCCGTCAATAAATCACCAAACTCTAAATTTCCTCTTTCAGAAAGTTTAGCATCAAATAAATTTTTAAATAGGTAATTTAAATAATCATCCTTATATTCATTAAAAATATCAAAGTCAATAAATTCATCCAAAGTCATAGGGGCTCGTTTAATTCGCTTTGATACCTCTATTCTAATTCTTCTAGGTAAATCAGGGTGGTTTTTAAGTATAGATTTATAGTTGTAGTTATGAGAATCCTTAAACCTCTTGTCTTGATTATAAATAACAATCTTGCTATTGCAATTTTTTAAAGTAGTAGAGTTAGCAAAAGTTAAAGTTTCTATTTTATCTTCTGTAAATTCATTAATAGATTTAACTAAAAAGCTCTCATTATTTTTAGCAAAAATTTGAGCCATTTTATAAAAAATATGCTTGTACCCTGAGAACTTCATATTTTTAGGCATATAATATGTGAATGGAATATCAACTCTTAAAATTCTAATTTCTAAATCCTCCTTTGGTCTAAGTTTGTTTAAAATTCTATAAATTTTATAATTGCACTCATGTGGAATGTTACTATCCATAACTAAGTAAGCATTACTGTCATCCATAAATTTAGGGTATGAAATTTTAAGGATAATAGCATTATCCGAATCCCTTTTAGCTCTAGTCACTTTTAAAAATTTATGTCGCTCAATTGATTTAATCTCCTTGTC
The nucleotide sequence above comes from Cetobacterium somerae ATCC BAA-474. Encoded proteins:
- a CDS encoding toxin-antitoxin system YwqK family antitoxin, which codes for MRKAIVLLLVMLSMAIYGEEIEFSTLKESNGIYYSNGQKFTGKAVIKSPDGKIVKMEEFKNGEKDGIIKVYYTNGNLKFEIEVKKNKQEGITKTYYESGKLEGKMQFTNGELDGDDISYYENGQVKSKAKYENGKLNGRMKIYNPKGKIISEGIFENGELISEVKY